A portion of the Methanomicrobia archaeon genome contains these proteins:
- the carB gene encoding carbamoyl-phosphate synthase large subunit, translating to MPKDDKIVKVLLIGSGPIQIGQAAEFDFSGSQACRALREEGVEVVLVNSNPATIMTDFEMADVIYIEPLVAGVVAKIIEKERPDGIVAGLGGQTGLNLAAELAESGVLARYNVRLLGTPLDAIYNAEDRERFKQTMERINEPVPRGFTVTSVEDAGYVAAELGLPVVVRPSYTLGGTGGGIARTMDELNEIVSYGLQVSRIHQVLLEESVLGWKELEYEVMRDAKDTCITICNMENLDPVGIHTGESIVVTPSQTLTDAEHQMLRAAAIRIIRALKVEGGCNIQFALKKGEYRVIEVNPRVSRSSALASKATGYPIARVAAKIAIGLQLDEIRNDVTKETPASFEPAIDYVVVKIPRWPFDKFPAADRTLTTSMKSTGEVMAIGRTCEEALQKALRSLEIDKGFGYGSEPWSDAEVRQLLATPTDDRLFAIYEALKRGFHEREIAELSGIDLFFITKIGNIARFERTLPQDLDGNLRAAKRMGFSDEQIAARTGRTRAEISDLRRAQGIRPTYKMVDTCAAEFEAQTPYYYASYETECELTPSKRRKALIIGSGPIRIGQGIEFDYCTVHAVTALKEEGVEAHIINNNPETVSTDYDTSDTLFFEPLTLEDVMNVIEKEHYEGVMVQFGGQTSVNLALPLKRELERIGSSTVVLGTDPEQIDAAEDRERFSKLLLQLCIPQAESGYAYSTEQAQEIAAGIGYPVLVRPSYVLGGRAMQIVHDRQDLLKYMREAVRVSKDKPVLIDKFLDKAVEVDVDAVCDGEEVLIGAIMEHIEEAGVHSGDSTCVIPPQSLTPAVRETITDYTTRIALSLQVKGLLNLQLAVKDSTVYVLEVNPRSSRTIPYVAKATGIPLAKLAAKVMLGHKLREFETIVQKFEHVAVKEVVLPFAKFKGVDSILGPEMKSTGEVMGIADSFATAFYKAELAAANPLPAGSNGTVFISVCDSDKAEIVAVARTLQETGLAIVGTAGTVEYLRQRGIEAGRLQKIQHGSPNVVELMHARTVNLVINTPTDKQSYKDGYLIRRSCIDLGIPYITTMQAAKAAAAAIRKMHTHGGELAVKSVNEYFAAGVGT from the coding sequence ATGCCAAAAGACGACAAGATCGTGAAAGTGCTGCTCATCGGCTCGGGTCCGATACAGATCGGCCAGGCCGCGGAATTCGATTTCTCCGGCTCGCAGGCCTGTCGTGCGTTACGGGAAGAGGGTGTGGAGGTTGTGCTGGTCAATTCCAATCCCGCAACGATCATGACCGACTTCGAGATGGCGGACGTGATCTATATCGAGCCGCTGGTGGCCGGTGTGGTGGCGAAGATCATCGAGAAGGAGCGCCCGGACGGCATCGTGGCAGGCCTCGGCGGGCAAACGGGCTTGAATCTCGCTGCAGAACTTGCCGAATCTGGCGTGTTGGCACGGTACAACGTGCGGCTGCTGGGCACGCCTCTGGACGCCATTTATAATGCAGAAGATCGTGAGCGGTTCAAGCAGACGATGGAACGGATTAACGAGCCTGTCCCGCGTGGCTTCACGGTTACCTCGGTCGAAGATGCCGGATACGTGGCTGCAGAACTCGGGCTGCCGGTCGTTGTGCGACCGTCCTACACCCTCGGGGGTACCGGAGGGGGGATCGCACGGACAATGGATGAGTTAAACGAGATCGTCTCCTACGGGCTCCAGGTCTCACGGATCCATCAGGTCCTCCTGGAAGAGAGCGTGCTGGGCTGGAAGGAGCTCGAATATGAGGTGATGCGTGACGCGAAGGACACCTGTATCACGATCTGTAACATGGAGAATCTCGACCCGGTTGGCATTCATACCGGGGAATCGATCGTGGTCACGCCGTCCCAGACCTTAACAGATGCGGAGCACCAGATGCTGCGTGCCGCCGCCATCAGGATCATACGCGCGTTGAAGGTCGAGGGCGGCTGCAACATCCAATTCGCCCTGAAAAAGGGTGAATACCGCGTGATCGAGGTCAATCCCCGGGTATCTCGGTCTTCGGCACTCGCGTCGAAGGCGACGGGCTACCCCATTGCACGGGTCGCGGCAAAGATCGCGATCGGACTCCAGCTCGATGAGATACGAAACGACGTCACGAAAGAGACGCCAGCGTCCTTCGAGCCAGCCATCGACTACGTGGTGGTCAAGATCCCCCGCTGGCCTTTTGATAAGTTCCCGGCCGCGGACAGAACGTTGACGACCTCGATGAAGAGCACCGGTGAGGTCATGGCCATCGGGCGAACGTGCGAGGAGGCGCTGCAGAAAGCGCTTCGATCACTGGAGATTGATAAGGGCTTTGGCTACGGCTCTGAGCCATGGTCTGATGCCGAGGTGCGACAGCTACTGGCAACGCCGACGGACGATCGGCTCTTCGCGATCTACGAGGCACTGAAAAGAGGCTTCCATGAACGTGAAATCGCCGAACTGAGCGGTATCGACCTGTTCTTCATTACAAAGATCGGTAACATAGCTCGTTTCGAAAGGACGTTACCGCAAGATCTTGACGGCAATCTGCGAGCGGCGAAACGAATGGGCTTCTCCGATGAGCAGATCGCAGCACGTACGGGCAGAACCCGGGCGGAGATAAGCGATCTGCGGCGGGCACAGGGTATCCGCCCCACGTATAAGATGGTGGACACGTGTGCGGCGGAATTCGAGGCACAGACACCCTATTATTACGCCAGCTACGAGACAGAATGTGAGTTGACGCCCTCGAAACGGCGGAAAGCGCTGATCATCGGCTCGGGCCCGATCAGGATTGGCCAGGGGATCGAGTTCGACTACTGCACCGTGCACGCGGTAACGGCGCTGAAGGAGGAAGGAGTTGAAGCGCACATCATCAACAATAATCCAGAGACCGTATCAACGGATTACGATACCTCAGATACGCTCTTCTTCGAGCCACTGACACTTGAGGATGTGATGAACGTGATCGAGAAGGAGCACTATGAGGGCGTGATGGTACAATTCGGGGGGCAGACCTCGGTAAATCTTGCCCTGCCACTGAAACGGGAACTCGAACGGATCGGCTCGTCAACGGTCGTGCTGGGCACAGATCCTGAGCAGATCGATGCGGCCGAAGATAGGGAGCGGTTCAGTAAATTGCTCCTGCAACTGTGCATCCCGCAGGCTGAGAGTGGCTATGCGTACTCCACCGAGCAAGCACAGGAGATCGCCGCAGGCATCGGGTACCCCGTGCTCGTTCGCCCCTCGTACGTGCTCGGCGGGCGGGCAATGCAGATTGTGCACGACCGTCAGGATCTGCTGAAGTATATGCGTGAGGCGGTCAGGGTCTCAAAGGATAAACCGGTGCTCATCGACAAATTCCTGGATAAAGCCGTTGAGGTGGACGTTGACGCGGTCTGCGACGGCGAGGAGGTGCTCATCGGTGCGATCATGGAGCATATAGAAGAAGCGGGCGTGCACTCCGGCGATTCGACCTGCGTTATTCCGCCCCAATCCCTCACACCTGCAGTACGTGAGACGATAACGGACTATACGACGCGAATCGCGCTGTCTCTGCAGGTGAAAGGGCTGCTGAACCTCCAGCTGGCGGTAAAAGACAGCACCGTCTACGTTCTGGAGGTGAACCCGCGCTCGAGCAGAACGATCCCGTATGTCGCGAAGGCAACGGGTATCCCGCTCGCGAAACTGGCCGCGAAGGTGATGCTGGGGCACAAGCTACGGGAGTTCGAGACGATAGTCCAAAAATTCGAGCACGTCGCTGTGAAAGAGGTCGTTCTCCCGTTCGCGAAGTTTAAAGGCGTTGATAGTATCCTCGGCCCGGAGATGAAGAGCACCGGCGAGGTCATGGGTATCGCTGACAGTTTTGCTACCGCGTTTTACAAGGCTGAGCTTGCCGCGGCCAACCCCTTGCCCGCGGGGAGCAACGGCACGGTCTTCATCTCGGTCTGCGATTCTGATAAGGCGGAGATCGTCGCCGTGGCACGTACGCTACAGGAAACGGGTCTCGCGATCGTGGGCACCGCGGGCACGGTCGAGTATCTGAGGCAGCGAGGGATCGAGGCAGGACGATTGCAGAAGATTCAGCACGGCTCGCCGAACGTGGTGGAGCTGATGCACGCGCGGACGGTCAACCTGGTAATCAATACACCGACCGACAAACAATCGTATAAGGACGGGTACCTGATTCGACGGAGCTGTATCGATTTGGGGATTCCGTATATCACCACGATGCAGGCGGCGAAAGCAGCGGCAGCAGCCATTCGGAAGATGCACACGCACGGTGGTGA
- a CDS encoding divalent-cation tolerance protein CutA: protein MSSEFCVLLCTASEGESEQLAKLLVEERLAACVNVTAVRSFYRWQGELCADKECLLIIKTVKSKIDRIVARINEVHSYEVPEILVLPVVAGSEQYLEWVERSVS from the coding sequence ATGAGCTCGGAGTTCTGTGTGCTCCTCTGCACGGCGAGTGAGGGGGAGTCTGAACAGCTAGCGAAGCTGCTCGTGGAGGAACGTCTGGCCGCCTGCGTGAACGTTACCGCTGTCCGCTCGTTTTATCGCTGGCAAGGCGAGCTGTGCGCGGATAAGGAGTGCTTACTCATCATAAAGACCGTGAAGAGCAAGATAGATCGCATCGTGGCGCGGATCAACGAAGTGCACAGTTACGAGGTGCCGGAGATACTGGTACTGCCGGTTGTAGCTGGCTCCGAACAGTACCTGGAGTGGGTTGAGCGCTCGGTTTCGTGA
- a CDS encoding P-II family nitrogen regulator — MKKIEAIIRPERLEQVKAALEKQGHVAMTITEVTGRGEQKGIALQFRGRRMEVDTLPKVKIETVVKDELVEQLVSAISRAAKTGKFGDGKIFVYPLEHVIRVRTDERLN, encoded by the coding sequence ATGAAGAAGATCGAAGCGATAATTCGGCCAGAAAGGCTTGAACAGGTTAAAGCGGCCCTGGAAAAGCAGGGGCATGTTGCCATGACCATAACCGAGGTGACAGGACGAGGGGAGCAGAAAGGCATCGCCTTGCAGTTCAGGGGACGACGCATGGAGGTAGATACGCTGCCAAAAGTCAAAATTGAGACGGTGGTGAAGGACGAGCTGGTCGAGCAGTTGGTCAGTGCGATATCACGTGCGGCGAAAACGGGCAAATTCGGCGATGGTAAGATATTCGTGTACCCTCTGGAGCATGTTATACGAGTGCGAACAGATGAGCGATTGAACTGA
- a CDS encoding ammonium transporter, with amino-acid sequence MKEVIGKSAKRPRTAVIIGTLVAGACLWALVPGAMAGDPSGASTYTGDLEGLKTAINFTWVLVSAFLVFFMQAGFALVGVGAIRTKNTVNYLAKSYMDFSLGAIFFLVVGFALMFGGSGVAPGLELGNALIGYSGWLLAGDAYDVTTSMVWLFQAMFAATAATIVAGAMAGRTKFQAYLVYTVLVTAVIYPIYGHWVWGGGWLSTLPFGAGAVDFAGSGVVHAVGGFVALAGAYLVGPRTGKFKTDGTPVAIPGHNVTYIVLGTFVLFFGWFGFNPGSTLAATDLRIAVIAVNTFLAGAAGAVVACYTTFFRTGKANIFLICNGSLAGLVAITAPCAYVPPWAAVLIGAIAGILVMASIWFVEWVLKIDDPVGAVSVHGVNGLWGLLAVGIFADGTYGDVRGLIAGSSGQFVAQAISAAVVFLWAFGLGLLLFAVIKYAIGLRVSKEEEIVGLDISEHGTPSYPGPMDSWR; translated from the coding sequence ATGAAAGAAGTAATAGGAAAGAGCGCGAAAAGACCGCGGACTGCAGTGATAATAGGAACGCTCGTGGCAGGTGCCTGCTTGTGGGCACTGGTGCCGGGCGCGATGGCCGGCGATCCGAGCGGTGCGAGTACGTACACGGGCGATCTTGAGGGTTTGAAGACCGCGATCAACTTCACCTGGGTGCTCGTCTCGGCGTTTCTCGTCTTCTTCATGCAGGCGGGATTTGCGCTCGTCGGCGTCGGCGCGATCAGGACAAAGAACACCGTGAACTATCTCGCAAAGAGCTACATGGACTTCTCACTGGGCGCGATCTTCTTCCTGGTCGTGGGCTTTGCCTTGATGTTCGGCGGGAGTGGTGTTGCGCCAGGTCTGGAGCTTGGCAACGCCCTTATCGGGTACAGCGGCTGGCTGCTTGCCGGAGACGCGTACGATGTGACCACGAGCATGGTCTGGCTGTTCCAGGCGATGTTCGCAGCAACCGCGGCGACGATCGTGGCGGGTGCGATGGCCGGACGGACAAAGTTCCAGGCTTATCTCGTGTACACCGTGCTCGTGACCGCGGTGATCTACCCGATCTATGGACACTGGGTCTGGGGTGGTGGCTGGCTCTCGACATTACCCTTCGGCGCAGGCGCTGTGGACTTCGCGGGGTCGGGCGTGGTGCACGCCGTCGGCGGCTTCGTCGCTCTGGCAGGTGCGTATCTTGTGGGCCCTCGAACCGGCAAATTCAAGACGGACGGTACTCCGGTTGCCATACCAGGACACAACGTCACCTACATCGTGCTGGGCACCTTCGTCCTCTTCTTCGGCTGGTTCGGCTTCAACCCGGGCAGCACGCTCGCAGCTACCGATCTGCGGATAGCCGTGATCGCGGTGAACACCTTCTTAGCGGGTGCTGCGGGCGCCGTCGTGGCCTGTTATACCACCTTCTTCAGAACCGGAAAGGCGAACATCTTCCTCATCTGTAACGGGTCGTTGGCAGGACTCGTCGCGATCACCGCGCCCTGCGCCTACGTGCCACCGTGGGCCGCGGTACTCATCGGTGCGATCGCGGGCATACTGGTAATGGCAAGTATATGGTTCGTGGAGTGGGTGCTGAAGATCGACGATCCGGTCGGCGCCGTCTCGGTGCACGGCGTCAACGGCCTCTGGGGGCTACTCGCGGTCGGCATCTTCGCAGACGGCACCTACGGTGACGTGCGCGGTCTTATCGCCGGCAGCAGCGGGCAGTTCGTGGCGCAAGCGATCAGTGCAGCAGTGGTGTTCCTCTGGGCGTTCGGGCTGGGGCTACTACTATTCGCCGTGATAAAGTACGCAATAGGGCTACGCGTGTCAAAAGAAGAGGAAATAGTGGGCCTGGACATCAGTGAGCACGGCACACCGAGCTATCCAGGACCGATGGACAGCTGGAGGTAA
- a CDS encoding deoxyribonuclease IV, producing MIHVGVHVSIAGSIDRAVDRAQEKGCDTFQIFSRNPRGWKIKPLSDTEAGHFVEKREKSGIYPPVDHMPYLPNLAAATGEVYEKSVAALTAELERCGALQIPYLVTHLGSHRGSGEEAGLQQIVSAINTAFSEVENSVMLLLENTADTKNSMGGAFEHIRRIVDQIEQNDRIGICFDTCHAFVAGYELRTEASLEKTLQQFDDVLGLDQLTLIHLNDAKGGLGSKLDRHEHIGLGYIGEDGFRVILHDERITRLPLILETPVDDRRGDRENLQKVRELAAQ from the coding sequence ATGATTCACGTGGGCGTGCACGTCTCAATCGCAGGCTCGATCGACAGGGCGGTGGATCGTGCGCAGGAGAAGGGCTGTGATACCTTCCAGATCTTCTCGCGCAACCCCCGTGGCTGGAAGATCAAGCCGCTGAGCGATACAGAAGCCGGCCATTTCGTGGAGAAACGCGAGAAATCAGGTATATACCCGCCGGTCGATCACATGCCGTACCTGCCCAATCTCGCCGCAGCGACCGGCGAGGTCTATGAGAAGTCTGTAGCAGCGCTTACCGCGGAATTGGAGCGATGTGGTGCGCTCCAGATCCCGTATCTCGTCACTCATCTCGGTAGTCACCGGGGCTCGGGTGAAGAGGCAGGCCTCCAGCAGATCGTTTCAGCGATTAACACCGCATTCAGTGAGGTTGAGAACAGCGTCATGCTGCTCCTGGAGAATACCGCGGACACCAAGAATAGTATGGGCGGTGCGTTTGAGCACATACGCCGGATCGTCGATCAGATCGAGCAGAATGACCGGATCGGTATCTGCTTCGATACCTGTCACGCCTTCGTCGCCGGCTACGAGCTGCGAACCGAAGCGAGCCTTGAGAAAACGCTGCAGCAGTTCGATGACGTGTTAGGACTTGACCAGCTCACGCTCATCCACCTCAACGATGCTAAGGGCGGGCTCGGCTCCAAACTTGATCGTCATGAGCATATCGGGCTCGGGTATATCGGCGAGGACGGTTTCCGGGTGATCCTGCACGATGAGCGGATCACGAGGCTGCCGCTGATCCTCGAGACACCGGTTGACGACCGCCGGGGAGACCGTGAGAATCTGCAGAAGGTTCGAGAACTCGCGGCCCAGTAA
- a CDS encoding P-II family nitrogen regulator encodes MKKIEAIIREEKLDEVKSALEKIGITGLNVAEVKGRGQQKGVKLQWRATSYTVDMLPKLKLEVVVKDKEVKTAVKAIRESAYTGNFGDGMIFVMPIEEVIRVRTGEQGEEAL; translated from the coding sequence ATGAAGAAGATAGAAGCGATCATACGGGAAGAGAAGCTCGACGAGGTCAAGTCCGCGCTCGAGAAGATCGGTATCACGGGGTTGAATGTAGCAGAAGTGAAGGGCCGCGGCCAGCAGAAAGGGGTGAAACTACAGTGGCGTGCTACGTCATACACGGTGGATATGCTCCCGAAGCTCAAGCTGGAGGTCGTGGTCAAGGACAAAGAGGTCAAGACGGCCGTGAAGGCCATCAGGGAGAGCGCATACACGGGTAATTTCGGCGATGGCATGATCTTTGTGATGCCGATCGAAGAAGTTATCCGGGTGAGAACGGGCGAGCAAGGCGAGGAGGCCTTATGA
- a CDS encoding ammonium transporter — MLDSGNTTWILVSTALVMLMTPGVGLFYGGMVRKKNVIAMLTLSFVALALISIQWVLVGYSLSFGSDIAGFIGNLEYLGLRNVGMETTGALTVPHLAFMAFQLAFAVVTLAILTSTMAERVKISAFIVFGLLWTTLIYDPLAHWVWGGGWLAELGALDFAGGTVVHISSGFSALALALVIGKRRGFGEEPMGPHNIPLTLLGAALLWFGWFGFNGGSALAANGLAANAFVVTNTSAAAGAIGWMAANWAQGKPSSLGVVSGAIAGLVAITPAAGFVTPLSSIAIGLVAGVICYRAMLFRIKIKLDESLDAWAIHGVGGLWGALATGIFATEAIGGYSGLLYGNVHQFMAQVIGAGAAIIYAFGLAFLLAKLVDITIGLRVTEEEEYVGADLSQHGERAYSG; from the coding sequence ATGCTGGACAGTGGAAATACGACGTGGATACTCGTCTCGACCGCTTTGGTGATGTTGATGACCCCGGGTGTCGGGCTATTCTATGGTGGGATGGTCCGGAAGAAAAATGTCATCGCAATGCTTACACTCTCGTTTGTAGCGCTCGCATTGATCAGTATTCAGTGGGTACTCGTAGGATACAGTTTGTCCTTCGGCTCTGACATAGCGGGATTTATCGGCAACCTCGAGTATCTGGGACTGCGGAATGTCGGCATGGAGACCACCGGAGCTTTGACTGTTCCGCACTTAGCATTCATGGCGTTCCAGCTCGCTTTTGCTGTGGTGACGCTTGCTATTCTTACCAGCACAATGGCTGAACGAGTGAAGATAAGCGCATTCATTGTCTTTGGGCTGCTGTGGACAACGCTCATTTACGATCCACTCGCTCATTGGGTGTGGGGAGGCGGATGGCTTGCTGAACTGGGCGCGTTAGATTTCGCTGGAGGCACCGTGGTGCACATTAGCTCGGGTTTTTCGGCTCTGGCTTTGGCACTGGTGATTGGCAAGAGGCGCGGATTTGGCGAGGAGCCGATGGGCCCGCATAACATCCCGCTGACGCTTCTTGGTGCGGCCTTGCTCTGGTTCGGGTGGTTTGGGTTCAATGGAGGTAGCGCCCTTGCTGCAAATGGGCTTGCAGCCAATGCATTCGTCGTCACCAACACGTCCGCTGCAGCCGGAGCTATTGGCTGGATGGCTGCAAACTGGGCACAGGGAAAACCAAGCTCGCTGGGTGTGGTAAGTGGCGCTATCGCAGGACTCGTTGCGATAACACCAGCAGCAGGATTTGTTACGCCACTGTCTTCCATAGCGATCGGACTGGTTGCAGGGGTTATCTGTTACCGGGCAATGCTGTTCAGAATTAAGATAAAGCTGGATGAGAGCCTTGATGCATGGGCAATACACGGTGTTGGCGGACTCTGGGGCGCACTGGCCACGGGCATATTTGCAACCGAAGCAATAGGTGGATACTCGGGTTTGCTCTATGGTAATGTGCATCAATTCATGGCTCAGGTCATCGGTGCCGGAGCAGCAATTATCTACGCGTTCGGGCTCGCGTTTCTACTCGCCAAACTCGTGGACATAACGATCGGGTTACGGGTGACCGAGGAGGAAGAATATGTCGGTGCGGATCTTTCACAGCATGGAGAAAGAGCGTACAGTGGCTGA